In a single window of the Coleofasciculus sp. FACHB-T130 genome:
- a CDS encoding DNA polymerase III subunit alpha — translation MSFVGLHVHSDYSLLDGASQLPELVDQALKLGMPAIALTDHGVMYGAIELIKVCRGKTIKPIIGNEMYVVNGDIEEQKRGRKKYHQVVLAKNTKGYKNLVKLTTISHLKGYQGKGIFARPCINKELLAEYHEGLIVTSACLGGEIPQAILQRRPDVARRTAQWYKDVFGEDFYLEIQDHGSQEDRTVNVEIVKIARELDIKIVATNDSHFISCNDVEAHDALLCIQTGKLISEDNRMRYSGTEYLKSADEMKYLFRDHLPDDVIEEAIANTLEVADKVQPYNILGEPRLPDYPIPADYTADTYLEDVTWKGLLERFGYRSRAEVDPIYKERLEYELKMMQQMGFSTYFLVVWDYIKYARDNNIPVGPGRGSAAGSLVAYALKITNIDPVHHGLLFERFLNPERKSMPDIDTDFCIEQRDKVIEYVTQKYGTDRVAQIITFNRLTSKAVLKDVARVLNIPYGDADKMAKLIPVVRGKPTKLKVMISDDTPAPEFKEKYNNDPIVRHWIDMAMRIEGTNKTFGVHAAGVVISAEPLDQIVPLQRNNDGSVITQYFMEDLESLGLLKMDFLGLRNLTMIQKSIDLIKQNKNITLDPDQLPLEERKAQKILAKSEVKKIPLDIQKTYEVLEKGELEGIFQLESSGMRQIVRDLKPSSIEDISSILALYRPGPLDAGLIPLFINRKHGREEIKYVDPLLEPILQETYAVLVYQEQIMKMAQDLAGYSLGQADLLRRSMGKKKVSEMQKHREAFIDGAAKNGVKEKIAEDLFEQMVKFAEYCFNKSHSTAYAYVTYQTAYLKANYPVEYMAALLTSNSGDQDKVQKYITTCLSMNIQVEPPDINRSGVDFTPLQNSILFGLSAVRNVGEGAIRCLLAARESGGNFKSLADLCDRVDLRTVNSRALEALIKCGAFDTLEPNRQQLSKDLELVLPWGQNRAKDRASGQGNLFDFGNTTTESSFESAPKAPAIPDFSQHEKLHFEKELLGFYVSDHPLKSVRKSAQILAPINLSELGDQREDTTLSAIVIVSGIKPVVTKKGDRMAILQIEDLTGQSEAVVFPKTYERIHLHLVVDNRLIIWGKVDRRDDKTQLIVEDTEPIEQVRMVMVELTPHQAGDIAEQHRLMTNLQEHSGDKDKANVPVIATVKGGQRHLTVRLGRQFWVQDHNTAVEALNSAGFPARVQPLIAV, via the coding sequence ATGTCTTTTGTTGGTTTGCACGTTCACAGTGATTATAGTTTGCTGGATGGTGCCAGTCAGTTACCGGAACTGGTGGATCAAGCATTGAAATTGGGGATGCCTGCGATCGCGCTCACAGATCACGGTGTTATGTATGGCGCGATTGAGCTAATTAAGGTTTGTCGTGGGAAAACGATTAAGCCGATTATTGGCAATGAAATGTATGTCGTTAATGGTGATATTGAAGAACAAAAGCGTGGTCGAAAAAAATATCACCAAGTTGTTTTAGCGAAAAATACGAAAGGCTATAAAAATCTAGTTAAATTAACAACAATTTCCCATCTCAAAGGTTATCAGGGAAAAGGAATTTTTGCCCGTCCCTGTATCAATAAAGAATTATTAGCTGAATACCACGAAGGTTTAATTGTTACCAGTGCTTGTTTGGGAGGTGAAATTCCTCAAGCAATTCTTCAGCGCCGACCAGATGTTGCTCGTCGAACTGCTCAGTGGTATAAAGATGTTTTCGGTGAAGATTTTTATTTAGAAATTCAAGATCACGGTTCTCAAGAAGACCGAACAGTTAACGTTGAGATTGTAAAAATTGCGCGGGAACTAGACATAAAAATTGTCGCTACTAATGATTCCCATTTTATTTCTTGCAACGATGTCGAAGCTCACGACGCATTGTTATGTATTCAGACCGGAAAACTGATTTCTGAAGATAATCGGATGCGCTACAGCGGCACTGAATATCTGAAATCCGCTGATGAGATGAAATATCTGTTTCGAGATCATCTACCGGACGACGTAATTGAGGAAGCGATCGCAAATACCCTAGAAGTCGCAGATAAAGTTCAACCTTACAACATCCTCGGCGAACCTCGCCTTCCCGACTATCCTATCCCAGCCGACTACACCGCCGATACCTATCTCGAAGATGTTACTTGGAAAGGTCTCTTAGAACGCTTTGGTTATCGTTCTCGTGCTGAAGTCGATCCCATCTATAAAGAACGGCTGGAATATGAGTTGAAAATGATGCAGCAGATGGGATTTTCAACATACTTTCTAGTTGTTTGGGACTATATCAAATATGCCAGAGATAATAACATTCCAGTAGGGCCTGGTCGCGGTTCTGCGGCGGGTTCTCTAGTTGCTTATGCCTTAAAAATTACTAACATCGATCCCGTCCATCATGGGTTACTATTCGAGCGATTTTTGAACCCAGAACGGAAATCTATGCCGGATATTGATACAGATTTCTGCATTGAACAACGGGACAAAGTGATTGAATATGTCACCCAAAAGTATGGCACGGATAGGGTGGCGCAGATTATTACCTTTAACCGCCTCACGTCTAAAGCAGTGTTAAAAGATGTTGCCAGAGTGTTGAATATTCCCTATGGGGATGCAGACAAAATGGCGAAACTGATCCCAGTGGTGCGTGGTAAGCCCACAAAACTCAAGGTGATGATTTCGGATGATACCCCGGCACCAGAGTTTAAAGAAAAATACAATAATGACCCCATCGTTCGCCATTGGATTGATATGGCAATGCGAATTGAAGGAACGAACAAAACTTTTGGGGTACACGCCGCCGGTGTCGTGATTTCAGCAGAACCTTTAGATCAAATTGTGCCGCTACAACGAAATAATGACGGCTCAGTCATTACCCAGTATTTCATGGAAGACTTGGAATCGCTGGGGTTGTTAAAGATGGACTTTCTGGGGTTAAGAAACCTAACCATGATCCAGAAAAGCATCGATCTAATTAAGCAAAATAAAAATATTACTCTCGACCCCGATCAACTCCCGCTTGAAGAAAGAAAAGCTCAGAAAATCTTAGCCAAAAGTGAAGTTAAAAAAATCCCCCTAGATATTCAAAAAACCTACGAAGTATTAGAAAAAGGTGAATTAGAAGGCATCTTTCAATTAGAGTCTTCTGGGATGCGTCAGATTGTGCGCGACCTGAAGCCTTCCAGCATCGAAGATATTTCCTCAATTCTTGCTCTCTATCGACCGGGACCATTAGATGCGGGTCTGATTCCTCTGTTTATTAACCGCAAGCATGGTAGAGAAGAAATTAAGTATGTCGATCCCTTACTAGAGCCAATTCTGCAAGAAACCTATGCGGTTCTTGTTTATCAAGAACAAATTATGAAAATGGCTCAGGATTTAGCTGGATATTCTCTAGGTCAAGCAGACTTATTGAGGAGATCGATGGGTAAAAAAAAGGTTTCGGAAATGCAAAAGCATCGAGAAGCCTTTATTGATGGAGCTGCTAAAAATGGAGTAAAGGAAAAGATTGCTGAAGATTTATTCGAGCAGATGGTTAAATTTGCCGAATATTGCTTCAATAAATCCCATTCAACGGCTTATGCTTATGTAACTTATCAAACGGCATATTTAAAGGCAAATTATCCCGTTGAATACATGGCAGCGCTGCTGACCTCTAACAGTGGCGACCAGGATAAGGTGCAAAAATATATCACCACTTGTTTGAGTATGAATATTCAAGTGGAGCCGCCAGATATTAATCGATCGGGAGTTGATTTTACACCGCTGCAAAATAGTATTTTATTTGGATTGTCGGCAGTCCGAAATGTGGGAGAGGGGGCGATTCGGTGTCTTTTGGCAGCACGGGAAAGTGGGGGCAATTTTAAGTCTTTGGCTGATTTGTGCGATCGCGTGGATCTTCGCACAGTTAACAGCCGCGCCTTAGAAGCTTTGATCAAATGCGGTGCGTTTGATACCCTCGAACCCAACCGACAGCAATTAAGCAAAGACCTTGAGCTAGTTCTCCCTTGGGGGCAAAATCGCGCTAAAGACCGAGCCAGTGGGCAGGGAAATCTCTTTGACTTTGGAAATACGACAACAGAAAGTAGCTTTGAATCTGCTCCCAAGGCTCCAGCCATCCCTGATTTTTCTCAACACGAAAAGTTACATTTTGAGAAAGAACTGCTAGGCTTTTACGTCTCTGACCATCCCCTTAAATCTGTGCGAAAATCTGCTCAAATTCTCGCTCCGATTAATCTTAGCGAACTCGGCGACCAGCGGGAGGATACGACTCTTAGCGCCATTGTGATAGTCAGCGGGATCAAACCCGTAGTCACCAAAAAGGGCGATCGCATGGCGATCTTGCAAATCGAAGACTTAACAGGTCAATCTGAAGCCGTCGTCTTTCCGAAAACTTACGAACGCATTCACTTACATCTGGTCGTGGATAATCGCCTGATTATTTGGGGAAAAGTAGACAGGCGAGACGATAAAACTCAGCTGATCGTTGAGGATACAGAACCCATTGAACAAGTGCGGATGGTGATGGTGGAACTGACACCTCATCAAGCGGGTGACATTGCGGAACAGCATCGCTTGATGACCAATCTCCAAGAACACTCAGGCGATAAAGACAAAGCAAATGTCCCGGTGATTGCAACGGTGAAAGGAGGACAGCGGCACTTAACCGTTCGCCTGGGTCGTCAATTCTGGGTGCAAGACCACAACACAGCGGTTGAGGCGCTCAATTCCGCGGGTTTTCCGGCTCGCGTTCAGCCTCTGATCGCTGTTTGA
- the gatA gene encoding Asp-tRNA(Asn)/Glu-tRNA(Gln) amidotransferase subunit GatA, which yields MPSIRELHKQLISKERSAVELTQEALDRIQALEPKLNSFLSVTAERALEQAQAVDAKIAAGEEIGLMAGIPIGIKDNLCTQGIRTTCGSKILENFVPSYESTVTQKLADAGAVMVGKTNMDEFAMGSSTESSAYQVTANPWDLQRVPGGSSGGSAAAVAARECVVSLGSDTGGSIRQPASFCGVVGLKPTYGLVSRFGLVAYGSSLDQIGPFARTVEDAAILLGAIAGYDPKDSTSLDVKIPNYAKSLRPDLRPRGQLRVGFIKETFGEGVDSCVWQAVTKAIEQLQNLGAEIQEISCPRFRYGLPTYYIIAPSEASANLARYDGVKYGFRTPDADNLLSMYTQTRSGGFGTEVKRRIMLGTYALSAGYYDAYYLKAQKVRTLIKQDFQRAFERVDILVSPTAPTTAFKAGENSEDPLSMYLNDLMTIPLNLAGLPGLSLPCGFDDQGLPIGIQMMSNVLREDLLLQVAYAYEQATDWHLRAPKL from the coding sequence ATGCCATCCATCCGCGAGTTGCACAAACAACTCATTAGTAAAGAACGCTCCGCTGTAGAACTCACTCAAGAAGCTTTAGACCGCATTCAGGCACTAGAGCCGAAATTGAATAGTTTTTTGAGCGTGACGGCAGAGAGAGCATTAGAACAGGCTCAAGCTGTGGATGCCAAAATCGCTGCTGGTGAAGAAATTGGGCTGATGGCTGGCATTCCCATTGGCATCAAGGACAATCTCTGTACCCAGGGAATTCGCACCACTTGCGGTTCCAAGATTTTGGAAAATTTTGTCCCCTCCTACGAGTCAACCGTGACCCAAAAACTGGCAGATGCTGGTGCGGTGATGGTGGGCAAAACGAATATGGATGAGTTTGCGATGGGCAGTTCTACAGAAAGCTCTGCCTATCAAGTCACCGCCAACCCTTGGGATTTACAGCGGGTGCCGGGAGGATCGTCTGGCGGTTCGGCGGCGGCGGTGGCGGCAAGAGAGTGTGTGGTGTCTCTCGGTTCCGATACAGGGGGGTCTATCCGTCAGCCAGCATCTTTCTGCGGCGTTGTCGGGTTAAAACCGACTTATGGGCTGGTTTCCCGTTTTGGTCTGGTTGCTTATGGGTCTTCTTTGGACCAAATTGGGCCATTTGCGCGGACAGTCGAAGATGCGGCAATTTTACTGGGAGCGATCGCGGGTTACGATCCCAAGGACTCCACCAGTCTCGACGTAAAAATCCCAAACTATGCCAAATCCTTGAGACCTGACCTGAGACCTAGAGGTCAGTTGAGAGTCGGTTTTATTAAAGAAACTTTTGGCGAAGGTGTAGACTCCTGCGTCTGGCAAGCAGTCACAAAAGCGATTGAGCAGCTGCAAAATTTGGGAGCCGAAATTCAAGAAATTTCTTGTCCCCGCTTCCGCTACGGTTTGCCCACCTATTACATCATTGCTCCTTCCGAGGCATCCGCCAATCTCGCCCGTTACGACGGCGTGAAGTATGGCTTCCGGACGCCTGACGCGGATAATCTGTTGTCAATGTATACTCAGACCCGCTCCGGCGGTTTTGGCACCGAAGTTAAGCGGCGGATCATGTTAGGCACTTATGCTCTCTCCGCAGGATATTACGACGCCTATTATCTGAAAGCGCAAAAAGTCCGCACCCTGATTAAACAAGACTTCCAACGGGCTTTTGAAAGAGTGGATATCTTAGTGTCTCCCACTGCTCCCACCACTGCATTTAAAGCAGGGGAAAATAGCGAAGATCCCTTGAGTATGTATTTAAATGACCTGATGACGATTCCTTTAAATCTCGCAGGTTTGCCTGGATTGAGTTTACCTTGTGGATTCGATGACCAGGGATTACCGATTGGGATACAGATGATGAGTAACGTGTTGCGAGAAGATTTGCTACTGCAAGTTGCTTATGCATATGAGCAAGCAACTGATTGGCATCTACGCGCTCCAAAACTCTAG